The Plasmodium relictum strain SGS1 genome assembly, chromosome: 9 genome window below encodes:
- the MLC-B gene encoding myosin light chain B, putative, translated as MEILLKGNLSKILHRNKRNTFCSDDEEPFSSLFRRTNVSFYDDLDTEAVFLLEKESQSIARTMRNNNKYISYHDDKTILHKKKRQEFHKIDEIINNINYLDSLKKRVYNIEFQNILEPLGIYVPNKKTENNSEIKNERVYKEKFEILKKKYDSLKENINTRIDLELIKSGVFYNKEDIQDIFYITRKQQYDINTKENIIKVQNSVIENMVENNKLNKKKIRINRKKNQKLTEMCKFYYEQNEKAQMKLRKIKYTFLEYRIALENIVSCCEKIGGDKIILMDGIKSCKAQTDLSNATKILNMKKIEELQNNIKYCEQQINSLKHNLKCKLEELHKESKEKSEAKNETLYFKEELMKNNNLLTEVLEDFHHMLYDADNFLHKNEDINSFKTLFNKKKKKYNALVKKASERNKELKKRENELILANIIKEKELKKHEEYLNVQKEEIKKKKEQEKVEEVNQKENEEEKKKMQEEEQKKNKEEDITEQQIKEETSGEKKLRKKKSFTYEECIDIIYKANLALTGNKLNELKSMGEVSKDDLIIFINSIVLNEEEALQNMITFFEIWDVQKTGYMHKDLLLFILKQFGDNFTEEEVNFLRRELNLANGYNIYYVDLLKRWIHGDEL; from the exons atggaGATTCTTCTAAAAGGAAACTTGAGTAAAATTTTGCACAGAAACAAAAGAAATACATTTTGTTCTGATGATGAAGAACCCTTTAGTTCTCTTTTCAGAAGAACAAATGTATCCTTTTATGATGATCTTGATACAGAAGCAGTGTTTTTATTA GAAAAGGAAAGTCAGTCAATTGCTCGTACcat gaggaataataacaaatatatttcatatcATGATGATAAGACAATtctacataaaaaaaaaagacag GAATTTCATAAAATAgatgaaattataaataatattaattatttagatagcctaaaaaaaagagtataCAATATtgaatttcaaaatatattagaaCCATTAGGTATATATGTACCCaataaaaaaacagaaaataACAG tgaaataaaaaatgagagAGTTTACAAAGAGAAATTtgaaattctaaaaaaaaagtatgatAGTCTtaaggaaaatataaatacaagAATAGATCTTGAACTGATTAag TCTGGAGTATTTTACAACAAAGAGGATATACAAgatattttttacataacAAGAAAACAACAATATGATATTAATACAAAAgagaatattataaaagttCAAAATAGCGTCATAGAAAACATGGTAGAAAATAA taaattaaacaaaaaaaagataagaaTTAATAGAAAGAAAAATCAAAAGCTAACGGAAATgtgtaaattttattatgaaCAAAA tgaAAAAGCACAAATGAAATTAAGGAAGATAAAGTACACATTCCTTGAATATAGGATAGCTTTAGAAAACATCGTCTCATGTTGTGAAAAAATAgga GgagataaaattattttaatggaTGGAATAAAATCATGTAAAGCACAAACAGATTTATCCAATGCaacaaaaatattgaatat GAAGAAAATTGAAGAATTacaaaataacataaaatattGCGAACAACAAATaaat AGTTTAAAACACAACTTAAAATGTAAATTAGAGGAATTACATAAAgaatcaaaagaaaaaagtgaaGCTAAGAATGaaacattatattttaaagaagaattaatgaaaaataataacttaTTAACAGaa gtATTAGAAGACTTTCATCATATGCTTTATGATGCTGATAATTTTCttcataaaaatgaagacattaatagttttaaaacattatttaataagaagaaaaaaaag TATAATGCGCTTGTAAAAAAGGCGTCTGAgagaaataaagaattaaaaaagagaGAAAATGAATTGATTTTAgcaaatattataaaagaaaaagaattaaaaaaacacGAAGAATACTTGAATGTGCAAAAAGaagagataaaaaaaaaaaaagaacaggAGAAAGTAGAAGAAGTAAATCAAAAAGAGAATgaagaagagaaaaaaaaaatgcaagaGGAagagcaaaaaaaaaataaagaagaagaTATAACAGAGCAacaaataaaagaagaaactTCCGGAGAAAAAAAGTTAAGAAAA AAAAAGAGTTTTACATATGAGGAATGTATAGATATTATATACAAAGCG AATTTGGCATTAACTGGAAATAAGTTGAATGAGTTAAAAAGTATGGGAGAAGTAAGTAAAGATgacttaattatttttattaattcaatTGTTCTAAATGAAGAGGAAGCACTTCAAAACATGATCACCTTTTTTGAAATATGGGATGTTCag aaaACTGGTTACATGCATAAGGAtctacttttatttattttaaaacaatTTGGTGACAATTTCACTGAAGAAGAAGTTAACTTTTTACGAag aGAATTAAATCTAGCGAATggatataatatatattatgtgGACTTATTAAAAAG ATGGATACATGGAGATGAATTATAA
- the MYST gene encoding histone acetyltransferase, putative — translation MGGSKNDNIYVMKGGGISKCAKGNKANGESNNKIFGKNSASSKSKERINISKTSKGSNNKIRTAGKVINTISKFIDSYALIFPNALPVKQILWGLDPLNKVWRYCSIVYARPKNKNLNDTNLIFPLNINKNEIINKINNELNNNNSTLKESDYDYYVHWEKFDRRLDCWLPYENLRLLDKEPDDGLPLIKNNDNVSDHEHAGIDKEYLREHEENTKLKTINQIKFGKYLIDTWYFSPYPKEYQNIDVLYICEFCLSFYKEESELIRHTEKCEIRHPPGNEIYRNDKISIFEIDGNYFRIYCENLCFLSKLFLDHKTLKHRVNLFLFYVITEYDDYGYHITGYFSKEKYSKNNVSCILTLPQHQKKGYGKFLINFSYFLSQTERRTGTPERPLSDLGVASYMAYWYETLLKVLINYEQLSIQELSEITSIETNDIISCLEEKEILKNISNGEYFYYINTKQLEFILSKINQKNNELCRNKLHWVSYDYYLALYE, via the coding sequence ATGGGGGGCagtaaaaatgataatatatatgtaatgaAAGGAGGAGGGATAAGTAAGTGTGCAAAAGGAAATAAAGCAAATGGagaaagtaataataaaatatttggaAAAAATTCAGCTAGTTCAAAAAGTAaagaaagaattaatataagTAAAACTTCAAAAGGAAGTAATAACAAAATAAGAACTGCAGGAAAAGTTATAAACACTATATCAAAATTTATTGATTCTTATGCATTAATATTTCCTAACGCATTACCAGTCAAACAAATCTTATGGGGATTAGATCCCTTAAATAAAGTTTGGAGATATTGCTCTATTGTTTATGCAAGaccaaaaaataaaaatttaaatgatacaaatttaatatttcctttaaatataaataaaaatgaaattataaataaaattaataatgaattaaataacaATAACAGTACATTAAAAGAAAGTGATTATGATTATTACGTTCATTGGGAAAAGTTTGATAGAAGATTAGATTGCTGGTTACcttatgaaaatttaagaTTATTAGACAAAGAGCCAGATGATGGTCTTCCACTTATAAAGAACAACGATAATGTTTCTGATCATGAACATGCAGGAATTGATAAAGAATATTTGAGAGAACATGAAGAAAACACAAAATTAAAGACTATAAATCAAATTAAATTtggaaaatatttaattgatacATGGTATTTTTCTCCCTACCCAAAAGAGTATCAGAATATTgatgttttatatatatgtgaatTCTGCTTGTCTTTTTATAAAGAAGAATCAGAATTGATTCGTCATACAGAAAAATGTGAGATTAGGCATCCCCCTggaaatgaaatatatagaaaCGATAAAATATCTATTTTTGAAATAGATGGAAACTATTTTCGAATTTATTGTGaaaatttatgttttttgtCGAAATTATTTCTTGATCATAAGACATTGAAGCATAgagttaatttatttttattttatgttataACTGAATATGATGATTATGGGTATCATATAACGGgatatttttcaaaagaaaaatattctaaaaataatgtatCATGTATACTTACCTTACCACAACAtcaaaaaaaaggatatgGAAAATTTCTGATTAATTTTAGTTATTTTTTGTCACAAACGGAAAGAAGAACAGGAACACCTGAAAGACCACTTTCCGATTTAGGTGTTGCTTCTTATATGGCATATTGGTATGAAACATTATTAAaagttttaattaattatgaGCAATTATCAATTCAGGAGCTGTCTGAAATAACAAGTATTGAAACAAATGATATAATTTCTTGTTTAGAAGAGAAAgaaattcttaaaaatatatcaaatggagaatatttttattatattaatacaaAACAATTAGAATTTATTCTTAGTAAGattaatcaaaaaaataatgaattatgtAGAAATAAGCTTCATTGGGTATCATATGATTATTACTTAGCTTTATATGAATaa
- a CDS encoding box C/D snoRNP rRNA 2'-O-methylation factor, putative, giving the protein MKKLYLLFECSAGYFLLKVEEWDQIGTNENIEKKILDPDIFHQIVRFCSFISFETAERALDNLININEGKATEFLLNFLEQNLPNNKSKYELGVTDLNLGKFLSNIGFNVIHNNNILELFRACRLFYLKKISTYVNNIDIDIKNFNIGLGHSYSRSKLKLDPRKQDKSIINSIATIESLDKNINLFSMRVIEWYSWHFPELKKIVTDVCMYCKLVNLIKIKENFDFENNREKINEITQNEEMTENISKVANLSIGQELTEEDLNNIINFSKEVINLSNTRNILWNYLDKKLNIVSPNLKELLGNTLSARLISHAGSLVNLAKCPSSSIQIFGSEKALFNSLKGNKKTPKYGILYNSSYISKTPLALKGRMSRYLSCKSAMAARIDSFSDYPTNSYGLIFKKQLEHKILHMIKGVKLSKNIDYMNEAEQIYQKEISIIEKDKELKKVKKELKKKEKKEKKKEKKEKKEKKKEKKEKKEKIKKEDTNEKEGENQKLNEIVEEKKKKKKEKKKGKEEEKEKEKEKEEEKEKEEEKEKEKEEEEEEEEEEEEEEEEEEEEEKKKVEKKLKKKELKKIKKEGKKKKKKEKKDKKKKEKKSEK; this is encoded by the coding sequence atgaaaaaattatatttattatttgagTGTTCTGCTGGTTATTTTTTGCTAAAAGTGGAAGAATGGGATCAGATAGGGACTAAcgaaaatatagaaaaaaaaatattggaTCCGGATATATTTCATCAAATAGTTCGTTTTTGttcttttatatcttttgaAACAGCTGAAAGAGCACttgataatttaattaacATAAACGAAGGAAAAGCAACagaatttcttttaaattttttagaaCAAAATTTGCCAAATAACAAAAGTAAATATGAATTAGGAGTTACAGATCTTAACTTAGGAAAGTTTTTATCCAATATTGGTTTTAATGTTatacataataataatatattggAGTTATTTAGAGCATGTAggctattttatttaaaaaaaatatctacttacgtaaataatattgatatagatataaaaaactTTAACATAGGACTAGGTCATAGCTACTCAAGATCTAAACTGAAACTTGATCCACGAAAACAAGATAAATCAATTATAAACAGCATAGCAACAATTGAAtcattagataaaaatataaatttatttagtaTGAGAGTTATTGAGTGGTATAGTTGGCATTTCCCtgaattgaaaaaaattgttacAGATGTATGTATGTATTGTAAATTAGTtaatttgataaaaataaaagaaaattttgattttgaaaataaccgagaaaaaataaatgaaataacaCAAAATGAAGAAATGACAGAAAATATTTCTAAAGTTGCTAACTTATCAATTGGTCAAGAATTAACAGAAGAAGacttaaataatataataaatttttcaaaagaaGTTATAAATTTATCAAACACAAGAAATATACTTTGGAATTATctagataaaaaattaaatattgtCTCACCTAACTTAAAAGAACTATTGGGTAATACTTTAAGTGCTCGTTTAATTAGTCATGCAGGCTCATTAGTAAATTTAGCCAAATGCCCATCTAGTAGTATTCAAATATTTGGTTCAGAAAAAgctctttttaattcattaaaaggaaataaaaaaactccCAAGTATggtattttatataattcatcTTATATTTCTAAAACCCCTTTAGCATTAAAAGGAAGAATGTCTAGATATTTATCATGTAAAAGTGCCATGGCTGCAAGAATTGATTCTTTTTCAGATTATCCTACTAATTCATACGGtcttattttcaaaaaacaGCTAGAACATAAAATTTTACACATGATAAAAGGAGTTAAACTTTCCAAAAATATTGATTATATGAACGAGGCAGAACAAATATATCAGAAAGAAATTAGTATCatagaaaaagataaagaactaaaaaaagttaaaaaagaattgaaaaaaaaagaaaaaaaagagaaaaaaaaggaaaaaaaagaaaaaaaagagaaaaaaaaggaaaaaaaagaaaaaaaagaaaaaataaagaaagagGACACAAATGAAAAGGAAGGAGAAAACCAAAAACTAAATGAAATTGtagaagaaaagaaaaaaaaaaaaaaggaaaaaaaaaaaggtaaagaagaagaaaaagaaaaagaaaaagaaaaagaagaagaaaaagaaaaagaagaagaaaaagaaaaagaaaaagaagaagaagaagaagaagaagaagaagaagaagaagaagaagaagaagaagaagaagaagaaaaaaaaaaagtggaaaaaaaattaaaaaaaaaagaattaaaaaagattaaaaaggaaggaaagaaaaaaaaaaagaaggaaaaaaaagataaaaaaaaaaaagagaaaaaaagtgaaaaatag